A portion of the Trachemys scripta elegans isolate TJP31775 chromosome 9, CAS_Tse_1.0, whole genome shotgun sequence genome contains these proteins:
- the RBMX gene encoding RNA-binding motif protein, X chromosome isoform X2, giving the protein MVEADRPGKLFIGGLNTETNEKALEAVFGKYGRIVEVLLMKDRETNKSRGFAFVTFESPADAKDAARDMNGKSLDGKAIKVEQATKPSFESGGRRGPPPPPRSRGPPRGLRGGRGGSGARGPPSRGSHLGSSRGPLPMKRGPPPRSGGPPPKRSAPSGPVRSSSGMGGRAPVSRGRDSYGGPPRREPMPSRRDVYMSPRDDGYSTKDSYSSRDYPSSRDTRDYAPPPRDYAYRDYGHSSSRDEYPSRGYSDRDGYGGGRDRDYSDHPSGGSYRDSYESYGNSRSAPPARGPPPSYGGSSRYDDYGSTRDGYGSRESYSSSRSDVYSSGRDRVGRQDRGLPPSMERGYPPPRDSYSSSSRGAPRGGGRGGSRSDRGGGRSRY; this is encoded by the exons ATGGTTGAAGCGGATCGTCCTGGGAAACTGTTCATTGGTGGACTGAATACAGAGACAAATGAGAAAGCTCTTGAGGCTGTATTTGGCAAATATGGGCGCATTGTGgaag TTCTCTTGATGAAGGATCGTGAAACCAACAAGTCCAGAGGATTTGCTTTTGTCACATTTGAGAGCCCAGCAGATGCAAAGGATGCTGCCAGAGATATGAATGGAAAG TCACTAGATGGGAAAGCAATTAAAGTGGAACAAGCAACCAAGCCATCCTTTGAAAGTGGTGGTAGACGTGGGCCACCGCCCCCTCCAAGAAGCAGAGGTCCTCCCAGGGGCCTTAGAGGTggaagaggcggaagtggagcaAGAGGACCACCTTCAAGAGGGAGTCACTTGG GCTCTTCTAGAGGGCCACTTCCAATGAAAAGGGGTCCACCTCCACGAAGTGGCGGACCTCCACCTAAAAGATCGGCACCTTCAGGGCCAGTGCGTAGCAGTAGTGGAATGGGAGGGAGAG CTCCTGTATCACGTGGAAGAGACAGTTATGGTGGTCCTCCACGCAGAGAGCCAATGCCATCACGGAGAGATGTCTACATGTCGCCAAGAGATGATGGTTATAGTACAAAAGACAG TTATTCAAGTAGAGATTATCCAAGTTCAAGGGATACAAGAGATTATGCACCACCTCCAAGAGATTATGCATACCGTGATTATGGTCATTCCAGCTCACGTGATGAGTACCCCTCTAGAGGATACAG TGATCGTGATGGCTATGGTGGTGGACGCGATAGAGACTATTCAGATCATCCAAGTGGAGGCTCTTACAGAGATTCATATGAGAGTTATG GTAACTCACGTAGTGCTCCACCTGCACGAGGGCCCCCGCCATCTTATGGTGGAAGCAGTCGCTATGATGATTACGGCAGTACACGAGATGGATATGGAAGTCGAGAAAGTTATTCAAGCAGCAGAAGTGATGTCTACTCAAGTGGTCGTGATCGTGTTGGAAGACAAGACAGAGGTCTTCCCCCTTCCATGGAAAGGGGTTACCCTCCTCCCCGTGATTCATACAGCAGTTCAAGCCGCGGAGCACCCAGAGGTGGTGGCCGTGGAGGAAGCCGGTCTGATAGGGGTGGAGGCAGAAGCAGATACTGA
- the RBMX gene encoding RNA-binding motif protein, X chromosome isoform X1, with the protein MVEADRPGKLFIGGLNTETNEKALEAVFGKYGRIVEVLLMKDRETNKSRGFAFVTFESPADAKDAARDMNGKSLDGKAIKVEQATKPSFESGGRRGPPPPPRSRGPPRGLRGGRGGSGARGPPSRGSHLGSSRGPLPMKRGPPPRSGGPPPKRSAPSGPVRSSSGMGGRAPVSRGRDSYGGPPRREPMPSRRDVYMSPRDDGYSTKDSYSSRDYPSSRDTRDYAPPPRDYAYRDYGHSSSRDEYPSRGYSFSSYSDRDGYGGGRDRDYSDHPSGGSYRDSYESYGNSRSAPPARGPPPSYGGSSRYDDYGSTRDGYGSRESYSSSRSDVYSSGRDRVGRQDRGLPPSMERGYPPPRDSYSSSSRGAPRGGGRGGSRSDRGGGRSRY; encoded by the exons ATGGTTGAAGCGGATCGTCCTGGGAAACTGTTCATTGGTGGACTGAATACAGAGACAAATGAGAAAGCTCTTGAGGCTGTATTTGGCAAATATGGGCGCATTGTGgaag TTCTCTTGATGAAGGATCGTGAAACCAACAAGTCCAGAGGATTTGCTTTTGTCACATTTGAGAGCCCAGCAGATGCAAAGGATGCTGCCAGAGATATGAATGGAAAG TCACTAGATGGGAAAGCAATTAAAGTGGAACAAGCAACCAAGCCATCCTTTGAAAGTGGTGGTAGACGTGGGCCACCGCCCCCTCCAAGAAGCAGAGGTCCTCCCAGGGGCCTTAGAGGTggaagaggcggaagtggagcaAGAGGACCACCTTCAAGAGGGAGTCACTTGG GCTCTTCTAGAGGGCCACTTCCAATGAAAAGGGGTCCACCTCCACGAAGTGGCGGACCTCCACCTAAAAGATCGGCACCTTCAGGGCCAGTGCGTAGCAGTAGTGGAATGGGAGGGAGAG CTCCTGTATCACGTGGAAGAGACAGTTATGGTGGTCCTCCACGCAGAGAGCCAATGCCATCACGGAGAGATGTCTACATGTCGCCAAGAGATGATGGTTATAGTACAAAAGACAG TTATTCAAGTAGAGATTATCCAAGTTCAAGGGATACAAGAGATTATGCACCACCTCCAAGAGATTATGCATACCGTGATTATGGTCATTCCAGCTCACGTGATGAGTACCCCTCTAGAGGATACAG TTTTTCTTCTTATAGTGATCGTGATGGCTATGGTGGTGGACGCGATAGAGACTATTCAGATCATCCAAGTGGAGGCTCTTACAGAGATTCATATGAGAGTTATG GTAACTCACGTAGTGCTCCACCTGCACGAGGGCCCCCGCCATCTTATGGTGGAAGCAGTCGCTATGATGATTACGGCAGTACACGAGATGGATATGGAAGTCGAGAAAGTTATTCAAGCAGCAGAAGTGATGTCTACTCAAGTGGTCGTGATCGTGTTGGAAGACAAGACAGAGGTCTTCCCCCTTCCATGGAAAGGGGTTACCCTCCTCCCCGTGATTCATACAGCAGTTCAAGCCGCGGAGCACCCAGAGGTGGTGGCCGTGGAGGAAGCCGGTCTGATAGGGGTGGAGGCAGAAGCAGATACTGA